TAGCGACTTCTCGAGAACGACTAGTTCACGGAATCCTTCTTTCCACTTCTTCATCTGCTCGGCCGTGGGCTTCGGCAATGGGCTCCGGGCCACACCACCATAGCCCAGCCACGCCTGAAGGCCAGCTTTCACGCCCACAACACCACCTTGGATCGCTGTCCAGTCGCCTTGTGAGACGATCTCTTGCATATCCTGAGCTTCTCCATGTCTCCCCTCTTGGAACAGCTCAATGGTTCTGATGCAAGCCTTGGGGGCGATGTTGGCCAGGCCTGCGAGGATGCCATGCCCTCCAGCTACCAAGGCCTGGATAGAGAAGTCGGCTGAACCTGCCAAGACGAGGAACTCAGGGGTCTTCGAGTTGGGATTCTTTGCCAGCTTCCTCGTCGCGCCGGCAACGCGGTTCAACTTGCCCGTGTTTCCGCATGTAAGCTTAACGCCAATGATGTTGGGATGCTGAGATAACTGCACAATGACGTCGGAGGACAGATCCATGCCTCCCACTGCGCCAGGAAAGTTGTAGATGATGAGAGGAATCGGTGATGCATCAGCCACCGTATGAAAGTACTCGAAGATGGTTTCCGATGACGGAGCAAAGAGGCCAGCGTAGTATGACGGAGGAAGCACCAAGGCATAGTCTCCACCAGCAGCCCAGGCCTCAGTACAGTATTGTATCGTCTCGCGTGTGCTCTGGCTTCCGCAGCCGACGATGATGGGCATGTGAGAGAAACCGGCGTCATTGAGAGCTTGTCGTGTTGTTGCCGTGACGAGTTGACGCTCGGCGTGTGAAAGATGGACTGCTTCTCCGTTGGAGCCCTGGGTGGCCAGGCCGGTCGCACCCGCTTGAGCAAGTCGTACTGCATGGCGAGCAACAGTATTGACGTCCACGTTTTCCGTACCCGGCTCGAAGAAGCACATGGTAGGTACATAGACACCGGGAACAAGTGGTCGGGTCTCCTGCAGATCTGCGCCAAGTACTGCGCTGTCGTATGAGCTGCTAAGAGGTGAATTTGATTCAGCCGCAGTCAGACTTTCGATGTGTAGATGTGAAGAAGTATTAGGGTTGTAAGGTATTCTGCTATAGCCGGCTGTGAAACTACCCGCGGGCGAGGGGACATCTTGGTGAGGGGCCATGACTGTTGTGGGAGATTGTAGCAGAAGATTTCTTTCAGGTAAGACGACAGGAAGCACGACGTAGGATACACGAAGCGTGGCAGAGGTGTAAATCAAACCCGGGAAATTATAGTAAGATGATGAGGTCTGTACTGAATATAGTATATGCTGTGCCGATCTTGGTTCATGGAGATCCTAGAGGTCTTTCAACAAGCCGAGGAAGACGGGGAGGAGTGGGAAGGAGGCCTTTTATCATCGGAGGGAAGGAAAAGAAGGAAGGCAGCTAGGGATGATGTGACCCCCATCAAAGGGTGGCA
The window above is part of the Colletotrichum lupini chromosome 9, complete sequence genome. Proteins encoded here:
- a CDS encoding dihydrodipicolinate synthetase, whose product is MAPHQDVPSPAGSFTAGYSRIPYNPNTSSHLHIESLTAAESNSPLSSSYDSAVLGADLQETRPLVPGVYVPTMCFFEPGTENVDVNTVARHAVRLAQAGATGLATQGSNGEAVHLSHAERQLVTATTRQALNDAGFSHMPIIVGCGSQSTRETIQYCTEAWAAGGDYALVLPPSYYAGLFAPSSETIFEYFHTVADASPIPLIIYNFPGAVGGMDLSSDVIVQLSQHPNIIGVKLTCGNTGKLNRVAGATRKLAKNPNSKTPEFLVLAGSADFSIQALVAGGHGILAGLANIAPKACIRTIELFQEGRHGEAQDMQEIVSQGDWTAIQGGVVGVKAGLQAWLGYGGVARSPLPKPTAEQMKKWKEGFRELVVLEKSL